The Acidobacteriota bacterium region TTGCCGGTGATGTAGTGGCAGTCGCCGATGTGGCAGCCGCAGACCAGCACGCCGTCGGCGCCGCGGGCGAAGGCGGTGGTGACCAGCTCCGGGTCGATCCGGCCGGAGCACATCACCCGGATGATGTCCACGTTGGGCGGGTACTTCATCCGGGCGGTGCCGGCCATGTCGGCCCCGGTGTAGGAACACCAGTAGCAGAGGAAGCCGATGATGCGCGGCTGCCAGTCCGGCCCGGCCGCCGGGCGGGTGTCGGTGGACGCGGTGTTCGCCGGTTCACTCATGGGAGCCTCCAGTCGGAAGGGGTGCCGGCATCATGTCGGCCAGCAGCATTTCCACCTCGGCCATGACCTGCGTGTCGGTGAAGCCGAACTGCTGGATGGCGTTGCTGGGGCAGGTGGCGGCGCAGGTGCCGCAGCCGGTGCAGAGCGCCTCGTTGATGACGGCCACACCCTTTCGCGGATCGCGGGTGATGGCCTCGTAGGGGCACACGGTCAGGCAGGTCTGGCAGCCGGAGCAGCGGTCTTCGTTCACGCGGGC contains the following coding sequences:
- a CDS encoding hydrogenase iron-sulfur subunit; amino-acid sequence: MSEPANTASTDTRPAAGPDWQPRIIGFLCYWCSYTGADMAGTARMKYPPNVDIIRVMCSGRIDPELVTTAFARGADGVLVCGCHIGDCHYITGNHKTMARMPLLKRILLDLGIEPERFRHEWVSAAEGEKFSKLVAEITEQVRRLGPLDWPGLMRTRGVGHGMDLKAWGE